The following are from one region of the Rhipicephalus microplus isolate Deutch F79 chromosome 1, USDA_Rmic, whole genome shotgun sequence genome:
- the LOC142775320 gene encoding uncharacterized protein LOC142775320 isoform X1, protein MSTRCLLCWPCWQFRRLYRKRRPRRLSSSLFLRASATTLTDDVFDFTVHCSPRLKEAPHGEGSEQTMPLLLRILRIQLGIRQQQREVLQEVRQLKHKVRLLSVPQHAQPAQRPSDLPRLPAGTIGEVEAAEAAVQSKAVAAALRKHLLQIGGRGLREIGVNAMKAVLAHDVQVLYSLHGRKGKRAFVNLRLCRLVTDVICQKAGCDQAEALNFIKRWLPGSGDRCGGRKRRFREAFVVEQPDDAHSQSADYRLLAAAGFLPSHSSQGLDSTTVTVPPTQPDLQ, encoded by the exons atgtcaacccggtgccttttgtgttggccgtgctggcagttccgccgactttatagaaagagacgaccccgtcgcttgtcctcttctcttttccttcgggcatcagcgacaacattgacggacgacgtgttcgacttcaccgtgcac tgctctccaaggctcaaggaggcaccgcacggggaaggctcggagcaaaccatgc ctctattgctacggatcctgcggatccaacttggcatccggcagcaacaaagagaggttctgcaggaggtgcgacagctgaagcacaaggtacggctcttgtccgtgcctcagcacgcccagccagcacagcgcccctctgaccttccccggctgcctgctggtacaattggagaagtggaggcagcagaggcagctgtgcagagtaaagctgtggctgcggctttg cgcaagcacctcctgcagattgggggacgtggccttcgagaaattggtgtgaatgccatgaaggctgtattggcacatgacgtgcaagtgctgtacagccttcatggcagaaaagggaaaagggcctttgtgaacctgaggctctgtagattagtgacag atgtcatctgccaaaaagcaggatgcgaccaggcggaggccctcaactttattaagaggtggctgccagggtctggtgatcgctgtgggggcaggaagcggcgcttcagagaagcatttgttgtggagcagcccgatgatgcccactctcagagtgcagattatcggctgctcgcggcagctggcttcctgcccagccacagcagccagggccttgacagcaccactgtcactgtgcccccaacgcaacctgacctgcagtag
- the LOC142775320 gene encoding uncharacterized protein LOC142775320 isoform X2, with product MSTRCLLCWPCWQFRRLYRKRRPRRLSSSLFLRASATTLTDDVFDFTVHCSPRLKEAPHGEGSEQTMPLLLRILRIQLGIRQQQREVLQEVRQLKHKRKHLLQIGGRGLREIGVNAMKAVLAHDVQVLYSLHGRKGKRAFVNLRLCRLVTDVICQKAGCDQAEALNFIKRWLPGSGDRCGGRKRRFREAFVVEQPDDAHSQSADYRLLAAAGFLPSHSSQGLDSTTVTVPPTQPDLQ from the exons atgtcaacccggtgccttttgtgttggccgtgctggcagttccgccgactttatagaaagagacgaccccgtcgcttgtcctcttctcttttccttcgggcatcagcgacaacattgacggacgacgtgttcgacttcaccgtgcac tgctctccaaggctcaaggaggcaccgcacggggaaggctcggagcaaaccatgc ctctattgctacggatcctgcggatccaacttggcatccggcagcaacaaagagaggttctgcaggaggtgcgacagctgaagcacaag cgcaagcacctcctgcagattgggggacgtggccttcgagaaattggtgtgaatgccatgaaggctgtattggcacatgacgtgcaagtgctgtacagccttcatggcagaaaagggaaaagggcctttgtgaacctgaggctctgtagattagtgacag atgtcatctgccaaaaagcaggatgcgaccaggcggaggccctcaactttattaagaggtggctgccagggtctggtgatcgctgtgggggcaggaagcggcgcttcagagaagcatttgttgtggagcagcccgatgatgcccactctcagagtgcagattatcggctgctcgcggcagctggcttcctgcccagccacagcagccagggccttgacagcaccactgtcactgtgcccccaacgcaacctgacctgcagtag
- the LOC142775320 gene encoding uncharacterized protein LOC142775320 isoform X3, translated as MPLLLRILRIQLGIRQQQREVLQEVRQLKHKVRLLSVPQHAQPAQRPSDLPRLPAGTIGEVEAAEAAVQSKAVAAALRKHLLQIGGRGLREIGVNAMKAVLAHDVQVLYSLHGRKGKRAFVNLRLCRLVTDVICQKAGCDQAEALNFIKRWLPGSGDRCGGRKRRFREAFVVEQPDDAHSQSADYRLLAAAGFLPSHSSQGLDSTTVTVPPTQPDLQ; from the exons atgc ctctattgctacggatcctgcggatccaacttggcatccggcagcaacaaagagaggttctgcaggaggtgcgacagctgaagcacaaggtacggctcttgtccgtgcctcagcacgcccagccagcacagcgcccctctgaccttccccggctgcctgctggtacaattggagaagtggaggcagcagaggcagctgtgcagagtaaagctgtggctgcggctttg cgcaagcacctcctgcagattgggggacgtggccttcgagaaattggtgtgaatgccatgaaggctgtattggcacatgacgtgcaagtgctgtacagccttcatggcagaaaagggaaaagggcctttgtgaacctgaggctctgtagattagtgacag atgtcatctgccaaaaagcaggatgcgaccaggcggaggccctcaactttattaagaggtggctgccagggtctggtgatcgctgtgggggcaggaagcggcgcttcagagaagcatttgttgtggagcagcccgatgatgcccactctcagagtgcagattatcggctgctcgcggcagctggcttcctgcccagccacagcagccagggccttgacagcaccactgtcactgtgcccccaacgcaacctgacctgcagtag